CTGGCCGCGCCAGATGAGATCTCCGAAACGGACCGCCATCCAGAGACCCGCAACGATGGGAACGATTTTGGCGATGCCGGAGATCTCGTGGACCTCATAGGCCCGCTTGAAGCTGTAAGAAGAGACGATTGATTCGAACATCACCGTGGCATAGCCGATGAAAATGCAGTTGATGAGGAAGAGCAGCGGCAGGAAGCCGGTCTGCCAGAGGGGGTGGAGCTTCTCGCCGGCGATAATCATCATGGAGCCGAGGGACGACTGGTGCATGGACGGCAGGGTGATGCCGAGGACGATGAAGAATATCAGCACCTTGTTCAGGCGCACCTGGACGGTCCCCGCAACCTTGTTGACCGATGTGAGCCCGGCGGGAAGAGCCCCGTCGCCGGCCAGGAGGCGTGGCGAGAACCGCAGGGCAGCGTCCCACAGCCAGCGCCATTTTGTGTGCTCCAGGGTATAGAGGATTGCCGGGAGGAATTCGATGATGAGGACCATCGAATAGGTCATGACGCAGAGGGCCACCTCGAACATGATCGAGTTGGGCTGCCACCGGGTCGGGAGGAAAAAGCTGTAGGCGTTCCAGTAGCGCCCGAGATCGACCATGACCGAGAAGCCGGCCAGGCAATAACCGAAAACGCTGGTGAGGAGCGCCGACCGGATGAGGGGGTGATACTTCCACCGGTTCATGATGTAGATCATGAGGGCCAGGGCGTAGCCGCCGCAGGCGAAAGCAGTGCCCGTAGCCACGTCGTAGGCGATCCAGATCCCCCATGGGTAGCCGTCGGAAAGGCCGGTTACGGCTCCCACTCCGGCGATGAAGCGGTAAGCTATGAGGCCGAACCCGATCAAAACCAGGGCCAGGAGGATGAAGAACGGCTTGGTGAGAATCTTACCGCGCTGGACCTGATACTCGTCATGATGTCCCATCTTATTCCTCCTCCCCGTGTCCCAGTTTTTCCTGATCCTTCTTGTTCTTCATGGCGACCGCGCAGAGGACGCTGTAGAGCGCGACCGGGGCAATGAACCCCTTGTAGATGGTGTGCTGGATATGTTCGGACAATGCGGCCGGCGACTCTTCCGGCAGCACCGGGAGCCCCAGCTTCTCGAAGGGGAACGCTGCCAGGTAGAGGTGATTGGCTCCTCCCGCCTCTTTCTCGCCATAAACCTTATGGACGTAAAGGTCGGGGGTTTTCGCGATCCGCCGGTGCGCTTCATCCAGCAGATCTTTCCGCCTGCCGAAGGTTATGGCACCCACGGGGCACGTCTCGCTGCAGGCTGGCAACCCGTTGGTCTTCAGGTTCGTCTCCTTGCAGAAATCGCATTTGACCATCTGGGGGATGGCCTTCGACCACTGGAAGCGGGGGATGTTGTAGGGGCAGGCCACCTGGCAGTAGCGGCAGCCGATGCAGATGTTCTTGTTGTACGAGACCACCCCGGTCACCGGGTCCTTGGTCATGGCCTTCACCGGGCAGGCGGACACGCATGCGGGCTTCGTACAGTGCATGCAGGAGTGCTTGACGTATGAGAAGCGGGTGTCCGACTCCTTGTAAAGCTTGATGATGGTGCGCGTGTCGCCGGAGAGGTCCTTGGGAGCATCCCAGAGCTTGTCATCATCGGTGGCCAGATGCTCGTAGGAGAGGTTGTTCTGGTCGAAGTTGGCCCGCTTGCAGGCCGACATGCACGCCTTGCAGCCGACGCACTTGGTGGCGTCGTAAAGCATGCCGATGGCGGTATTCTCGTCACCTTCCCGCCCGGTGGCGGCACAGAGGGGACCGGCGCCCGCCAGGCACGCAGCGCCGGTGAATCCCATGATTTTCAGGAAATCACGCCTACTCGTGCTTTTCATGGGTTTCCTCCCCGCCGGGAAGTTTTTTCGTCAGCATGGCGCCGGCGCCAACGGCGATGCCGCCGGCAATGCCGACCACCCCGGTGGCCAATGGGCTGATGCCGGGGCCCTTCTGCCCGAGGTCTGCCGGGGCATAGGTATCGGGCGGCGTCGGCAGGTGAATCTGCAGCTTCTCGGCGATGGGCTTCTTGAAGAGGATGTCCGGCTCGGTGCAGCCGATGCATGGGTGCCCCACGGAAACCGGCCACACACCCACATCGTTGAAACGCTGAACGGAGCAGTTGGCGAAGGTCGCCGGCCCCTTGCATCCCAGCTTGTAGAGGCAGTACCCCTCGGCGTGGGTCTTGTCGCCGTAGGCAACGGCGAAGCGCCCGGCATCGAAGTGGGGACGGCGCTCGCAGTGCTCATGAATCTTGCGGCCGTAGGCGAATTTGGGACGCCCCAGGGAATCCAGTTCGGGAAGCTTGTTGAAGGTCAGGTAGTAGAGGACCGTCGAAAGGAAGTTGTAAGGGTTCGGCGGGCAGCCGGGGATATTGATGACCGGCTTGTTCTTGATGATGTCGCGAACCCCCACGGCGCCGGTGGGGTTGGGGGGAGACGACTGAATACCCCCGTATGCGGCACAGGTGCCGAGAGCGATGATGGCGACGGCCCCTTCGGCCGCCCTGGTGAGCGAATCGACGGCGGTTACGCCCCCCACCTTGCAGTAGATCCCTTTATCCTTCGTGGGAATCGCCCCCTCAACCACCAGGATGTACTTCCCGTGGTTCGCCTTCATGGAGTCGTGGAGCGATTTTTCCGCCTGATGCCCGGAACCGATCATGAGGGTTTCGTGATAGTCCAGAGAGAGCGTATCGAGGATGAGCGACGAAACGTCCGGATGATTGGAGCGGAGCAGCGATTCGGAACAACCGGTGCACTCCTGGAAGTGGAGCCAGATCACCGGCGGCTTGTTGGCCATCTGGGCCGCCTCGGCGACCTTGGTGTGCATACTGTACGGCAGCCCCATGACGGCCGTGGCCGCAACGCAGGTTTTAATGAAATCCCTCCGTGACACGCCATCACGAAGCATCGCTTCTTTTCCCATACCCCCCCCTGTCATATTGGTAATTTGATTTATTGGCGCAATCCGGCGAATGTGCGGAATCCAGAATTCACGAACCTTTATTACCTAAAACTAATTGACCCGAACTTGCCAGCCTCGTATACATCAACATGTGTGCCAGATATTTTTTAATTACGATTGATTTATTTTGTGCCCATAACATCATAAAATTACTAAACCAGGAACGGCCCAGATTTAGACATATACCCTCGGGCAAGCTATCACCGGCAATGCCGGATGTTTCCTTTTGTCCCGGCTGTATCATTTTGTCCCAACCAGGTACAGCCGTGCGTTATGGGCAAAGGGACGCGCACCAGTGCAATGGAGTCGGCAAAAAGCAGCAAAGGAATGATGGGGTCCGGGAAGGTTGAACAAGTATTACGAAGGAAGCGGCTAAAAAAGAAACAGGGCGAAACAAAGAGTATTTGCTTCGCCCTGTTCAGGCATGACCGGTCGGGTGGGGATTATGTTCGCTTGATTACTTGCAGCTCCGGTATCCCTCCTGGGTTGCCACCAGATCCAGAAGCACCGTGGACAGATCGTCCATCTCCGGCGATACGCCGGACATTCCATCAGGGGATATGCGGGTCTTCATGTAACGGCCGCAGACAAGGCAGACATCCACCCGATGGGGACCATCATCGGCGAAGAAATGGGTGAGCTTTTCGGAGTCCTTGTTGCCGCAAAAGGTGCAGTCCGGACGGTTAAAGGACCACTGGTAAAAACAGGTCGAGCAGGAAAGGTGCCGCTCCTCCTGCTCTCCCACGAGTTCGGCCATGCCGGCCGGAGAGCCGCAAACGGGGCAGAAATGTTCCCGCCACCCTTCTGCTTCCGCCGGATCGACATCTGCGGATACCAGTTCCAGAGCAGTGCGAAGTGGGGTTTGCAGGGCGAATTCCAGAAGCGGCGGGTTTACCCGTACCGCCAGGGCCGTTTCGAGAATTACCTTCCGGTCATCTTCCAGGGCGGCGCGCAGCAACCCGAGGATGTCGAGAGAGCCGTCGGCGAGCCCCTGGCGCAAACGGTCCAGGCCGCCGTTCTCATCGTTACCGACCCGTTGCATCACGTCGATAACCTCTCCAATGAAGGCCACGGCCCTGTCACGATCAACCGTAATTCCGGCCGGCGGAATAAGCGGAATCCCCTTCAGCAGCCGGGTGGCTCTCGGAACGTCCGACAGGGCAACGGAGATGCCGGTTTCTCCCTCTTTCCCTTCCAGGGAGGAATACAGTTCGCGGAAAAGGGTAAGCGCCTCGGCATATTCGGGATGCGCAACGAACAACTCATCGATAAAGGCCTTTTTTTCGGCGGCTCGTGACATGGCTGAATTCATTTCCTTTCAGGGAAAATCAAATTATCTCCCACCACTATTACCTTTCTTTGGCATTTACCGCAACCATCCTCATAAAAGAATCTTTTTCACGCACGCTGACGGCTTGTACCTGATGAGTGAGGATCAGCAAAGCTCTTCCCTGCGTTAAACCTGATTGCCGTAAAGCCACCCCTATGGTACATATCGGTTGAGATATTTTAACATTAACCTTGCGCCCGGTCCGTCGGCATTGACGGCCGTCATCTTCAATCTTGTCCAACCCAGTCAGAGGTGCCCATGTCAAAGAAAATGAAGATTTGCATCAATACCGGAGGCGGTGATGCACCAGGTCTGAATGCCGTCATCGAGGCGGTCACCATGGCCGCCCACAACCGGCAATGGGACGTGTACGGCATCAAATGCGGTTATGCCGGGCTGCTCAACACGGATGAAATAATCCACCTGACCCCGGAAAAGGTCGATGGCATCGCCAGCACCGGCGGCACCATCCTGGGGACCACCAACAAGGGGAATCCCTTCATGATGCCGGTGACCAACGCCGCAGGGGAAATTGAGCAGCGCGACCTATCGGACCGGGTCATGGAAAACTTCCGCAGGCTCCGCTTCGATGCGCTGGTTGCCGTGGGTGGCGACGGCAGTCTTGAGATCGCCAACCGTTTTGCGGAGAAGGGGATGCCGGTGATCGGGGTCCCCAAGACCATCGACAACGACATGGGCGGAACGGTCATATCCTTCGGCTTCGACACGGCAGTGAGCATAGCCACCGAGGCGATCGACCGGCTCCACTCAACGGCCAAGTCCCACGACCGGGTCATGGTCGTCGAGCTCATGGGGCGCAATGCCGGATTTATCGCCCTGAACAGCGGCATCTCCGGCAATGCCGATGTTATCCTCATCCCGGAGATACCGTTCGATATCGAAAAAGTCTGCGACAAGCTGATGGACAATGAATTGCGCGGGCACCGGTATGCCATCGTGGTCGTGGCCGAGGGGGCGGTTCCCAAGGGTGGCGACGTTATCGCGAAAGGTGCCGGAGAGGCCGGACGCCAGCATGTGGTGCTCGGCGGCATCGCCGAATACGTGGCAAAGGAAATCTCCCGGCGCACCGGCAAGGACTCGCGCTCACTGGTTCTGGGGCACCTGCAAAGGGGAGGCTCGCCATCCACCTTCGACCGTCTGCTCTCCCTGCGGTTCGGCGCCGCGGCCGTACGGGCCATCGAGATGGGGCAATTCAACCACATGGTAGCGCTCCGTTCGCCGGACATTGCCCTGGTTCCGCTGGGAGAAGCCCTCGGAATACAGAAACGGGTCCTGACCAACGGGGATACGGTGCTGACTGCCCGCGATCTCGGAATATGCTTCGGAGACTGAACCCGGCAACCATCCGCATCCGCCGGTAGAGAAGAAAGTGACATCAGACCATGTACGATTTCAGCCGGTGCAAGCTGTGCGCGGCAAATGGCGCCAGCCCCAAATACAAACTGAAAAAAATGTCGATCTACGCCTGCCCGGAGTGCGACTTTCACTACATTGACCATCTGGACGAAATGCCTTCGAGCCACCCCGGTCACACCGCCCAACCCCTTGACCAGAAGGGATGGGACTATATAGAGAGACATCTTCCCGGCAACGGCCAACAACTGGGGAAAAATCTGGCGCTGGTCAAGCGCCATCTGCCACTGGACGGAGCCAATTGCCTCGACATCGGCTCAGGCGCCGGGCTCTTCCCCCATCTTCTGGCCGAAGCGGGCGCCTGCGTGCAGGGGATCGAACCCCAGGGAGCCTTCCGGGAATTCGCCCAGAAAAAATTCGGCATCGAGCTGAGCGGCGAAACCATCGACGCTTCCCACTGGCAGAGCGGTTTCAACGGCTTTTTCGACGCGGTAACGCTTTGGGATGTGCTCGAGCATGTGAACTTTCCCGCCGAGACCCTGAAGAACGCCTACAATGTCATAAAGCACGGCGGGTGGCTGTTCCTGGACACCCCCCGCAGGGACGCGCTCTACTACCGGCTCTGTGAATTTTCGTACCGCTTGAGAGCAGGCAAGAGCTCTCTCTTCGAGGCCATCTACTCCCCCATGCCGTTTCGCCACAAACAGATATTCACCCTCCGGCAACTGGTACAACTGGCGGAATCCATCGGCTTTTCGGTCATCCAGGTACACACCCGGCCCCTCCAGCCCCAGAACAAGATGGTGCTGGTCTGCCGGAAGCCCTAGCAGCAACTTCCGGAGTCCATGAACCGCCACAAAAAAGACCCGCCCTTTGAGAGAGCGGGTCTTTCAGTTACAGCATCTGCAGAATCGGAGGGCTATTTTTTCTCCTCACCTTCCACCTTGTTCACCAGTGTTACATCATCTTCGATTGTCGCCTTCTTGAAATTCCGTATTCCGGCACCCAGCGACTGGCCCAGCTGGGGCAGCTTTGCCGGACCGAAGACAACGAGGGCGATGACAAGAATAATGACCATTTCAGGCATTCCGAATCCAAACATGGTTGAATCTCCTTATTGATATGCTGTTGAACTGCTGTTTATACCGGGGCTATCCCGCTATGCGGCCGGCTGCCGGGAAAGTCTCGTCCCCTTCCCTCTCGCCGATCCGCAGGCTGTAATAATCGCCGGGAGTGTTGATGTTGCTGAATGTGGCGAAATAGGCATCAAAGAGCGCAACCTGCTCCACATTCACCCTGTTGACGTTGGTACGGCTGAAGAACGAGATAATCTTTCTCTGGCCCGACAGGAGAGTGGTCTCGATGGCGGCGAGGCACCCCTTGCCGTAGACCGCATGGAGCGGTTCGAGCCCGTGGGGACCTTCCGGGATAAGCACTCCGCCCGGATCGGCATGGGTGGCCAGATGCCGTATCAGGCCGCTGTTCAGGTACGGCATATCGCAGGCAACCATGAAAGCTGCCGGATTGGATGCGTGGTGAAGACCGGAATGGATGCCTGCCAGCGCACCCATCCCCTGGTAGATGTCGGCAACCTTACGGCAGGGGAGGAAATCGTACTGTTCCGGATTGTTTGTTACAAGGAGCACCTCATCGAAAATCTCGGACA
The nucleotide sequence above comes from Geobacter benzoatilyticus. Encoded proteins:
- the hybA gene encoding hydrogenase 2 operon protein HybA; protein product: MKSTSRRDFLKIMGFTGAACLAGAGPLCAATGREGDENTAIGMLYDATKCVGCKACMSACKRANFDQNNLSYEHLATDDDKLWDAPKDLSGDTRTIIKLYKESDTRFSYVKHSCMHCTKPACVSACPVKAMTKDPVTGVVSYNKNICIGCRYCQVACPYNIPRFQWSKAIPQMVKCDFCKETNLKTNGLPACSETCPVGAITFGRRKDLLDEAHRRIAKTPDLYVHKVYGEKEAGGANHLYLAAFPFEKLGLPVLPEESPAALSEHIQHTIYKGFIAPVALYSVLCAVAMKNKKDQEKLGHGEEE
- a CDS encoding class I SAM-dependent methyltransferase; the encoded protein is MYDFSRCKLCAANGASPKYKLKKMSIYACPECDFHYIDHLDEMPSSHPGHTAQPLDQKGWDYIERHLPGNGQQLGKNLALVKRHLPLDGANCLDIGSGAGLFPHLLAEAGACVQGIEPQGAFREFAQKKFGIELSGETIDASHWQSGFNGFFDAVTLWDVLEHVNFPAETLKNAYNVIKHGGWLFLDTPRRDALYYRLCEFSYRLRAGKSSLFEAIYSPMPFRHKQIFTLRQLVQLAESIGFSVIQVHTRPLQPQNKMVLVCRKP
- a CDS encoding ATP-dependent 6-phosphofructokinase, producing the protein MSKKMKICINTGGGDAPGLNAVIEAVTMAAHNRQWDVYGIKCGYAGLLNTDEIIHLTPEKVDGIASTGGTILGTTNKGNPFMMPVTNAAGEIEQRDLSDRVMENFRRLRFDALVAVGGDGSLEIANRFAEKGMPVIGVPKTIDNDMGGTVISFGFDTAVSIATEAIDRLHSTAKSHDRVMVVELMGRNAGFIALNSGISGNADVILIPEIPFDIEKVCDKLMDNELRGHRYAIVVVAEGAVPKGGDVIAKGAGEAGRQHVVLGGIAEYVAKEISRRTGKDSRSLVLGHLQRGGSPSTFDRLLSLRFGAAAVRAIEMGQFNHMVALRSPDIALVPLGEALGIQKRVLTNGDTVLTARDLGICFGD
- a CDS encoding formate dehydrogenase accessory protein FdhE codes for the protein MSRAAEKKAFIDELFVAHPEYAEALTLFRELYSSLEGKEGETGISVALSDVPRATRLLKGIPLIPPAGITVDRDRAVAFIGEVIDVMQRVGNDENGGLDRLRQGLADGSLDILGLLRAALEDDRKVILETALAVRVNPPLLEFALQTPLRTALELVSADVDPAEAEGWREHFCPVCGSPAGMAELVGEQEERHLSCSTCFYQWSFNRPDCTFCGNKDSEKLTHFFADDGPHRVDVCLVCGRYMKTRISPDGMSGVSPEMDDLSTVLLDLVATQEGYRSCK
- a CDS encoding hydrogenase small subunit; its protein translation is MGKEAMLRDGVSRRDFIKTCVAATAVMGLPYSMHTKVAEAAQMANKPPVIWLHFQECTGCSESLLRSNHPDVSSLILDTLSLDYHETLMIGSGHQAEKSLHDSMKANHGKYILVVEGAIPTKDKGIYCKVGGVTAVDSLTRAAEGAVAIIALGTCAAYGGIQSSPPNPTGAVGVRDIIKNKPVINIPGCPPNPYNFLSTVLYYLTFNKLPELDSLGRPKFAYGRKIHEHCERRPHFDAGRFAVAYGDKTHAEGYCLYKLGCKGPATFANCSVQRFNDVGVWPVSVGHPCIGCTEPDILFKKPIAEKLQIHLPTPPDTYAPADLGQKGPGISPLATGVVGIAGGIAVGAGAMLTKKLPGGEETHEKHE
- the hybB gene encoding Ni/Fe-hydrogenase cytochrome b subunit, whose translation is MGHHDEYQVQRGKILTKPFFILLALVLIGFGLIAYRFIAGVGAVTGLSDGYPWGIWIAYDVATGTAFACGGYALALMIYIMNRWKYHPLIRSALLTSVFGYCLAGFSVMVDLGRYWNAYSFFLPTRWQPNSIMFEVALCVMTYSMVLIIEFLPAILYTLEHTKWRWLWDAALRFSPRLLAGDGALPAGLTSVNKVAGTVQVRLNKVLIFFIVLGITLPSMHQSSLGSMMIIAGEKLHPLWQTGFLPLLFLINCIFIGYATVMFESIVSSYSFKRAYEVHEISGIAKIVPIVAGLWMAVRFGDLIWRGQIPAIFAFDRNSFFFLLEVVLIGGGAFMLLFRKNRLSPRMLFVSGAILMLGGGLFRFNVYLIGFDPGAGWSYFPSVAEFMITVGIIALEILGYLVFVKIFPVMPNPKKHFADEVEDEAGVPVGDMLPGRVFVGK
- a CDS encoding twin-arginine translocase TatA/TatE family subunit, with the protein product MFGFGMPEMVIILVIALVVFGPAKLPQLGQSLGAGIRNFKKATIEDDVTLVNKVEGEEKK